A window of Aquibium oceanicum genomic DNA:
CTTCCGCCATCGACTGGACGCAGTTGCCTCCGAGGTTTTCCATCAAGGCCGCAAGCTCGCCATCGCTCCGACGGTCAATCAGTGCGCTGACGTCGCCCTGGTCGCCAAGGTCGTTCATCAGCCTCTGACGCCAGACGGATCCCCCCTGGAATGTGAGCGCGGCGTAATCCTGGTTGGGGCATTCGTCGATCCAGTTGCGCAGCGCTTCCCCGCCCGCTTCCTGGAACGCCGCCCTCTGCAACGAGCCGTACTTCACGCGGACGATGTCCCAACCGAAGGCCTCGAAGATCTTCTCGATGCGTTGCCACAGCCCTTCCCGGACGATCCCGTCGAGCGACTGGCGATTGTAGTCGATGATCCACCAGCAATTGCGCAGGTCGTTCTTCCAGGATTCCTGAAGGCATTCGTAGACGTTGCCCTCATCGAGTTCGGCGTCGCCGGCGAGCGCGATCATGCGACCGGCGGGGCGATCCGGGCCCCACTGCTTCGCCATGATGAAATCCTGCACGATCGAGGCGAAGGACGTGATGGCAATGCCGAGCCCGACCGAGCCGGTGGAGAAATCGACATCGTCGGTGTCCTTGGTCCGGCTCGGGTAGGACTGGGCGCCGCCAAGGCCCCTGAAGGCCTTCAGCTTCTCGAGCGACTGGTTGCCCATGAGATACTGCATGGCGTGGAAAAGCGGCGACGCGTGCGGCTTGACCGCGACGCGGTCTTCGGGACGCAGCGCGGAAAAATACAGTGCGGTCATGATCGATACCATCGAGGCCGATGAGGCCTGGTGTCCCCCGATCTTGATGCCGTCCACCTTCGGTCTCACGTGGTTGGCGTGATGGATCATCCAGTGGGAAAGCCAGAGCAGCCGCTGCTCGACGGTCTTCAGGTGTTTAACGGACATTTCGCCTCCCCGGAACATCGTGCCAAGCATAGCAAGACCGCGAGAGCGATATCTCGCTTCGTACGCCCGTCTACGCTATGAAAATAGCGGATTCGGCCAATGATGACGGAACGATAGGGGAAAATGACCAACATCGATATGATCGATAGGCGGATCGTCCAGGAACTGAGCCGAAACGGGAGGATGACAACGGCTCAGTTGAGCGGAGCTGCCGGACTGAGCCCGACACCCACCGCCAGGCGGGTCAGGCGGCTCGAGGATGAAGGCGTCATCGGGGGGTACGCCGCGCTCATCGACGAAGCCGCGCTCGGTTTCGGGGTTTCCGTGTTCGTTTCGGTGAAGCTGGACAAACAGGTGGATGATGCGCTGGACGCGTTCGAGACGGCGATCGGACAATTCCGGGAGGTCGTCGATTGCTGGCTGATGACCGGCAATCGCGACTACCTGATGAGAGTTGCCACCAAGGACCTGCACGAGTTCGAGAGGTTCCTCGTAGGCCGACTGACGAAGGTACGCGGCGTGGCCTCGATCGAGTCATCGATACCGCTGCGGCGCGTAAAGTCGGGGCTCGCCCGCACGGAATGAACTTTGGCAAGGGGAGTACATGCGCGGTGCTCAGGAAAACAATGCCTCGTCCATGCGCAGCCGGGCAATCTCCTCCGACAAACGCGTTGTCATCGAAAGCAGATCATCACGATAGAGTTCAATCGCATTGTCGAACTTCAGGGCGCTGCTGAGCCATATGATTGTGATGCACGCCACGACAGAACCATTCTGGAAAATCGGCGCCGAAATGCTCATCGTATCGACTCGAAAACCCTGCTTTCGGAAACCGACGCCGAGCTCCCTGCACTGGGCCAAGACCGCATCGAGCGGGCCATCACGGGTCATCAGCGGCATCTTTGCACCGTAGAGGACTTCCAGCCCGGCGATCATGTTCCGGCACTCTATATCCGACGAAAACGCTAGGTAGGCGCGTCCACTCGCCGTGTCGATGAGGGGCAATCGCGTCCCGACCATGCCCCGGTCCAGCGCGTACGGGCTCAGATAGTAGGTCGATTCACGGATCTCCATCCGGTCGTTTTGCAGGACCATGAGATCTACGGGCCAAAGTATCCGCTTCCCGAACCGCACCATTTCGGGGATCACGATCTGACAGACCCAGTCAGCTTCGCGAAATCCGGAACTCAGCGACTTGGCGTGAAGAGCGACACGCCACTTGTTCGACAGCCGATCCTGAACGATGAAATTGAGCTGCTCCATGGTTTCGAGCAGGCGGTAGACCGTCGGACGCGGAATGCCGGTCGACGCAGCGATTTCGGCGGCCTTCGCCCCATCTCGCGTGTTGATGGCTTGAAGAATCCGAAAGGCGCGTTCGACCGCGCGCACTTGCCCTGAGTCTGAAATCTCACCCTCCCTTGTCCACAGAATGGACATTCGTCGACATATAGCCCGATGGTTCGTCGAGCAAGCAGATTTGGTCTGCATCCGCCCGATGCGAGATCGGTTGCCACGGAACCAGTCTCACCGACCGCGTTCGCACTGCGGACAGGAGGCATTGTCCGATTGGCTGGAGATTTCTTGTGCCGCTTAGTCTGTGGCCAGGCTCTTTAATGGCCATTGACGGATTGAGCGGGAGAGAAACGTGGAGCGCAAGAAGGTGGACGTTGCGGTGATCGGGGCCGGCCCCGTCGGACTTACTGCCGCACATCTGCTCAGGAAACTGGGAATCTCAAGTATAGTTTTCGAGCGCAATCCCTCGACGTCGTTTCACCCACGCGGGCATGTCGTGAATGCGCGCACGATGGAGATCTTCCGGCAGATCGGCGTCGAGGCCGGGATTGGCGATGTCTCGCTTCCTATCCGCCAGCATGCCGGGATCGGGTTCATGACCAGCCTCGCCGGCGAAGAAATCGGGGTCATCTGGACGCGCCAAGGCGGGAAACCGACGCCGCAGGAACTGAGCTCGAGCCCATCCTTGAAGAGATCGTGTCCACAGGACGAAGTCGAACCCGTCCTGCGCGAGGCGCTGGAGCGGGATTCCCCGGCCGATACTCTGCGCTTCGGACATGAGATCACGCAGATCAGTCAGCAGGACGACGCGGTGCGACTTCGCTGGACCGCGACGGACAACCGCGAAGGCGAGGTGAAGGCCAGGTTCGTAATCGCAGCCGACGGGGCGCGCAGCTTCGTCAGGGAAGCCCTAGGCATCGGAATGTCCGGAGGCTCGATGGGTCAGCAGATTGGCGTCTACTTCAAGGCCGACCTCTCGCACTGGCTGCGAGAGCGGCCATACCTGCTCTGGTGGATCTACAATGCTAGGACGACCGGCGTGTTCATATCCCTCGATGGGCGCACGCGGTGGACATACAATTTCGCCTATGGACAGGAGGAATCACGTTCGGACTTCACCCCTGAGCGGTGCCAGGACATCATCCGCGCGGCCGTGGGCGCGGATGACGTCGAGATCGATATCCAGAGCATCATGCCGTGGCGGATGCAGGCCCGTGTGGCCGATCGGTTCGAGGTCGGCAATGTCTTCCTGGCGGGCGACGCCTGCCACCCGTTGCCGCCGACGGGCGGCCAGGGAATGAACACGGGAGTGGCGGACGTTCACAACCTGGTCTGGAAGATCGCCCAAGTCTTGTCCGGATCCGCGCCGCGTGAACTTCTCTCCACCTACGAGCCCGAACGGCGGCCGGTCGGCACCTTCAATGTCGAGCAGAGCAAGCGCAACGCCGAGAAGATGGCTCGTTCGGGGCTCGCGGGGATGCTCGCCAACGACGAGAACGTCTCGAGCAAGATCGAAGGTCCCGAAGGCGGGGCCGTTCGGGAGCGACTTGCCCTGGAGATACCCAAGCAGCGCGAGCACTTCGACTATCCCGGTCAGAATCTGGGCGTGGCTTACGAAAGCGCGATCATCGTCGGCGACGGGACGCCGCCTGTACCCCTGACCATCGAGACATACACGCCGTCCGCCCGTCCGGGCAGCCGCGCGCCGCATGTCTGGCTGATGCAAGGCGACCGGACAATGTCCTCACTCGATCTCTTCGACTATTCCGGTTTCACCTTGCTCGCCGGCCAGGATGGAAGGCCTTGGACGGATGCGTTCGCAGCCGTCAGCACGCGAATGGGGCTTCGCGGGGCGGCCTACCAGATCGGCGCGCCGGGACATCCCACGCCGCAGGACGTGGACTGGCTCGAGCTATATGGACTGTCGGCGAGCGGCGCCGTACTGGTTCGCCCGGATGGCCATGTCGCCTGGAGGTCTCGGGCGGCCGTGTCAGACCCGGTCGCCGCACTCGAAGAAGCCTTGCGCGTGGCGCTCGGTTTCACGATCCAGCCCGCCACGGCGGCTCCTGGCGCGTCCGGAGGAACCGACTGACGTCGAACGCGGGCAGCGTCGCGCGACGGCCGCGACCATCTGCCCGCCACTGTTCGGCCAAGACTCCCGCGAGCTTTGACACGCCCCAGGTCGAACCGGATCAGGCGAAGACGATGCCCTCGTCGTGAAAGACCTTCCGTGAAGAGGGCCGATCACGCAGGCGCGCGTAATAGTCGGCCACGTTACGCGGCAGATCGAGTTTCTGCCGGTCTAAAGCCCAGAAGAGCACATAAAACAGACTGCTGTCGGCCATGGACAATCGATCGCCCAGGATGAAACGGTTGTCCCCGAAGCTTTCGGAGACGACGCCGAAGGCCTTCGTCACGATCTCCCGGCCCATGTCCTGAACCCAGGCGTGGTCGGCTTCGCTCGGAGCGAACTTCGCGGGCCGGAAAAGCCGCGAGAACCCCTGCATGTGGATCGTCGCCACGGCGTAATCCATGATCTCTATTGCGCGCACCCCGTTCTCCAGACCGGACGGGGCTAGGCCTTTTTCCGGGAACGAGTACGCAAGCCAGTGGGCGATGGCCGCGAACTCGGTCAGGACGCTTCCGTCGTCCCGCGCGAGTGCGGGCACCTTGGACTTCGGATTCAAGCCAACGTAGTCCGGCTTGAACTGTTCCCCATCCTTGATGGCGATC
This region includes:
- a CDS encoding Lrp/AsnC family transcriptional regulator, which translates into the protein MTNIDMIDRRIVQELSRNGRMTTAQLSGAAGLSPTPTARRVRRLEDEGVIGGYAALIDEAALGFGVSVFVSVKLDKQVDDALDAFETAIGQFREVVDCWLMTGNRDYLMRVATKDLHEFERFLVGRLTKVRGVASIESSIPLRRVKSGLARTE
- a CDS encoding helix-turn-helix domain-containing protein encodes the protein MSILWTREGEISDSGQVRAVERAFRILQAINTRDGAKAAEIAASTGIPRPTVYRLLETMEQLNFIVQDRLSNKWRVALHAKSLSSGFREADWVCQIVIPEMVRFGKRILWPVDLMVLQNDRMEIRESTYYLSPYALDRGMVGTRLPLIDTASGRAYLAFSSDIECRNMIAGLEVLYGAKMPLMTRDGPLDAVLAQCRELGVGFRKQGFRVDTMSISAPIFQNGSVVACITIIWLSSALKFDNAIELYRDDLLSMTTRLSEEIARLRMDEALFS
- a CDS encoding FAD-dependent monooxygenase — encoded protein: MERKKVDVAVIGAGPVGLTAAHLLRKLGISSIVFERNPSTSFHPRGHVVNARTMEIFRQIGVEAGIGDVSLPIRQHAGIGFMTSLAGEEIGVIWTRQGGKPTPQELSSSPSLKRSCPQDEVEPVLREALERDSPADTLRFGHEITQISQQDDAVRLRWTATDNREGEVKARFVIAADGARSFVREALGIGMSGGSMGQQIGVYFKADLSHWLRERPYLLWWIYNARTTGVFISLDGRTRWTYNFAYGQEESRSDFTPERCQDIIRAAVGADDVEIDIQSIMPWRMQARVADRFEVGNVFLAGDACHPLPPTGGQGMNTGVADVHNLVWKIAQVLSGSAPRELLSTYEPERRPVGTFNVEQSKRNAEKMARSGLAGMLANDENVSSKIEGPEGGAVRERLALEIPKQREHFDYPGQNLGVAYESAIIVGDGTPPVPLTIETYTPSARPGSRAPHVWLMQGDRTMSSLDLFDYSGFTLLAGQDGRPWTDAFAAVSTRMGLRGAAYQIGAPGHPTPQDVDWLELYGLSASGAVLVRPDGHVAWRSRAAVSDPVAALEEALRVALGFTIQPATAAPGASGGTD
- a CDS encoding glutathione S-transferase family protein codes for the protein MSEKSCCAWSNDWRSMMKFYYSPGACSIGIHFLLEELAVPYEAVRIAIKDGEQFKPDYVGLNPKSKVPALARDDGSVLTEFAAIAHWLAYSFPEKGLAPSGLENGVRAIEIMDYAVATIHMQGFSRLFRPAKFAPSEADHAWVQDMGREIVTKAFGVVSESFGDNRFILGDRLSMADSSLFYVLFWALDRQKLDLPRNVADYYARLRDRPSSRKVFHDEGIVFA